The Carcharodon carcharias isolate sCarCar2 chromosome 15, sCarCar2.pri, whole genome shotgun sequence genome includes a window with the following:
- the snu13b gene encoding SNU13 homolog, small nuclear ribonucleoprotein b (U4/U6.U5) produces MTEQDVNPKAYPLADAQLTKTILDLVQQAGNYKQLRKGANEATKTLNRGIAEFIVMAADAEPLEIILHLPLLCEDKNVPYVFVRSKQALGRACGVCRPVIASSVTIKEGSQLKPQIQSVQQAVERLLV; encoded by the exons ATG ACAGAGCAAGACGTTAACCCAAAAGCCTATCCTCTTGCGGATGCCCAGTTAACAAAGACAATACTGGATCTTGTGCAGCAAGCAGGGAACTATAAGCAACTTCGAAAGGGAGCTAATGAAG CCACCAAGACCTTGAACAGAGGAATTGCTGAGTTCATAGTGATGGCTGCAGATGCTGAACCGTTGGAGATTATTCTTCATTTACCTCTTCTCTGTGAAGACAAAAATGTGCCTTACGTTTTTGTAAGGTCTAAGCAGGCTCTGGGCCGTGCATGTGGAGTGTGTCGGCCAGTCATTGCATCCTCCGTCACCATAAAGGAAGGGTCTCAGCTGAAGCCACAGATTCAGTCTGTTCAACAAGCAGTTGAGCGTTTATTGGTTTGA